A portion of the Bacteroides faecium genome contains these proteins:
- a CDS encoding peptidase domain-containing ABC transporter, translated as MKKIFPHYTQLDLMDCGPTCLRMIAKFYGRSFSLQFLREQCFITRLGVSMLGISDAAEHIGFRTMYVRSDFDHLVKEAPLPCILHWNQNHFVVCYDIKRQKNFLSNRCQYKIKIADPMGEKYEMDEAEFKRCWISTRSNGKETGTVLLMTPTPEFYEYEFDDDKKGKGFRYFFSYLIPHKTQFFQLMIGMLIGTILSLIAPFLTQSIVDQGIGNNDLDFITLVLIAQVIICVTSMLVGFIQSWISLYVNAQINISLISDFLSKLMKLPLRFFDTKNIGDILQRIGDHDRIEDFLTGSSLTTLFSLANFFIFGGIMAYYNMEILTIFLIGNVFYVAWILLFMRYRRKLDYRRFAQASAEQGNLFGLITCMQDIKLNNCEHQQRWKWERIQIKLFKIGVQSVTLGQIQAVGSLFFSQITYVSISYISAKLVVNGEITLGMMMAISYIIGQLSGPIGQFLGLTHSLQDAKISLERLNEIHNKEDEDENISDKMAELPTLRNICFKNVSFSYSGSERDYVLDNLSLEIPQNKVTAIVGASGSGKTTIVKLLLGFYTIQKGEISVGEILLDSINPHLWRQKVGAVLQESTLFSDTIAYNIAPGEEEIDKKRLAYAAQLANIKDFIDSLPLKYNTKIGMEGSGVSQGQRQRLLIARAIYKNPDFMLLDEATNSLDSINEKTIINNLSQVFENKTVVIIAHRLSTVKNADNIIVLDKGRIIEEGNHRELIEKKGVYYDLIRNQLELDA; from the coding sequence GTGAAAAAGATATTTCCTCACTACACACAACTGGATTTAATGGATTGCGGTCCGACTTGCCTGCGTATGATTGCCAAGTTTTATGGACGAAGTTTTAGTTTACAGTTCTTAAGGGAACAGTGTTTTATCACACGTTTGGGCGTATCAATGCTTGGCATCAGTGATGCAGCGGAGCATATCGGATTCCGGACAATGTATGTTCGGAGCGATTTCGATCACCTTGTAAAAGAAGCCCCTTTACCCTGTATTTTGCACTGGAATCAAAATCATTTTGTAGTATGTTATGATATAAAAAGACAAAAGAACTTCTTGTCCAATCGCTGTCAATATAAGATTAAAATAGCAGATCCAATGGGAGAAAAGTACGAAATGGATGAGGCTGAATTCAAAAGATGCTGGATTAGTACCCGCTCAAATGGCAAGGAAACCGGTACGGTATTATTGATGACTCCCACCCCTGAGTTTTATGAATATGAATTTGATGATGATAAGAAAGGTAAGGGATTTCGCTATTTTTTCAGTTATCTGATTCCTCATAAAACGCAGTTTTTTCAATTAATGATAGGAATGTTGATCGGCACTATTCTGTCTTTAATAGCCCCTTTCCTCACGCAGTCTATTGTAGATCAGGGGATAGGTAATAACGATCTTGATTTTATCACTTTGGTATTGATTGCACAAGTTATAATTTGTGTCACTTCTATGTTGGTCGGATTCATCCAATCGTGGATTTCCTTGTATGTCAATGCTCAAATCAATATTTCTCTTATCTCTGATTTCCTGAGTAAATTAATGAAACTACCTTTGAGATTTTTCGATACTAAGAATATAGGGGATATACTGCAACGTATAGGTGACCATGACAGGATTGAAGATTTTCTTACAGGTTCCTCTTTGACAACCTTGTTTTCATTAGCCAACTTTTTCATTTTTGGTGGAATTATGGCTTATTATAATATGGAAATATTGACGATCTTTCTGATTGGTAATGTCTTTTATGTTGCATGGATACTGTTGTTTATGAGATATAGGCGTAAATTGGATTATCGCAGATTTGCCCAAGCTTCTGCCGAACAAGGAAATCTATTCGGACTTATCACTTGTATGCAAGATATAAAACTCAACAACTGCGAACATCAACAACGCTGGAAATGGGAAAGAATCCAAATAAAACTGTTCAAAATTGGGGTGCAGAGTGTTACATTAGGGCAGATTCAGGCAGTAGGTTCTTTATTTTTCTCACAGATAACGTATGTCTCAATTTCCTATATTTCAGCTAAATTAGTTGTTAATGGCGAGATTACATTAGGCATGATGATGGCTATCAGTTATATTATCGGGCAATTATCCGGACCTATCGGACAATTTCTAGGATTGACACATTCACTTCAAGATGCAAAGATAAGTCTGGAACGATTGAATGAGATTCATAATAAAGAGGATGAAGATGAAAATATATCAGATAAAATGGCAGAGCTTCCGACATTGAGAAATATATGCTTTAAAAATGTGTCATTTAGTTATAGTGGTTCCGAGAGAGACTATGTACTTGATAATTTATCTTTAGAAATACCGCAAAATAAAGTAACGGCCATAGTGGGAGCAAGTGGAAGCGGCAAAACTACCATCGTGAAACTGTTACTCGGATTCTATACCATTCAGAAAGGTGAAATATCGGTAGGAGAGATTCTGCTTGATTCTATAAACCCTCATTTATGGAGGCAGAAAGTCGGAGCTGTTTTACAAGAAAGTACCCTGTTTTCAGATACTATAGCTTATAATATAGCTCCTGGAGAAGAAGAAATAGACAAAAAGAGATTGGCGTATGCGGCGCAATTGGCCAATATAAAAGATTTTATAGATTCACTTCCTTTAAAATACAATACAAAAATAGGAATGGAAGGCTCAGGGGTTAGCCAGGGACAGCGGCAACGGTTACTTATAGCAAGAGCTATATATAAGAATCCCGATTTTATGCTTCTCGACGAAGCTACCAATTCCTTAGATTCCATCAATGAAAAAACAATAATAAATAATCTCAGTCAGGTTTTTGAGAATAAAACGGTAGTTATTATTGCTCACAGATTGAGTACTGTTAAGAATGCTGATAACATCATCGTTCTTGATAAAGGAAGAATCATCGAAGAAGGAAATCATAGAGAGTTGATTGAAAAGAAGGGAGTATATTATGATTTAATTAGAAACCAATTAGAATTAGATGCTTGA
- a CDS encoding helix-turn-helix and ligand-binding sensor domain-containing protein produces the protein MIRIYLLFFLFFWCANLYPNSINEIISKPVRFYAPSEYKSDAQVWSISKGEYDDVYFATNEGIVLYDGVRWERYVTPNECIMRSVFYDEENKVAYSGGVNEFGYWKYDEYGNLQYTLLYENSPSAPTQEFWKIAKVPGSHLVYFESPLSLLVYDTQTGKTTPLADDGMRFHFLFIVGDDVYVQQSNYLYRLDGYEKRVVTDQLENFYSVYMALNGNGKLRLFSSEKGSLLLDEKGNIEKRIPYETDMRITSMCRLGDDYLVGTGNTGFYRMDEEGTVLSRVGEQMGLKNTVLSVGVNNKGDIWLGLNGGIMMIEESVREESLLLDPKENIGYVYCAVNQKEQLYVGTNKGLFRVNKADKQVNFVLVPESKGQVWNLYNIGDEVIVAHNKGLFSVFNGTFREIKHSGVYVLVPVPSRPGYYISGNYVGLSLYEMKDGKLMFRNNISGYGDLVQNCAFDKDGNLWITHSRREYMRLRFNDDYTSVVESETYTVPTTVSKRAFLVKVGNGLIFMNNEGGVYKYNELNNTLQPDEYYATLLEAINRNILKVQAFDDRFWQINEDGVCLLQKNYNKVMVNAGLFARMKDKFIPKGFRKVIQLQDSIYAIGLENGLGIMNIAALNGQSPMKQPRIRKAEIVGESENRLLSLKEGNLFIPAHINMVRLWLTSLNRGQQVEYRIVERGDKWETSSVGYVQLSYLHSGDFTLEIRSSNGYGIYSDTNQIMLHIASPWYATTYAYLFYGLLVIAIVFLIYRVILIQTRKKEEKIRLNEKRKRKEEMERYQLSCLQEELGNKNSKLMSITMLGVQNNTFLKKIKDAILEIDTSQSPATRQQVQRLVKDIERQLNDQSGWDNFAEHFNNTCNGFFDRLIEKHPKLTNSDLRLCAYIRLNLSTKEIASLMNVSSSSVEMAKYRLRKKLELDESVALPYYLTEVIATLKSFVNN, from the coding sequence ATGATAAGAATTTACTTGCTATTCTTTTTATTTTTTTGGTGTGCAAATTTATACCCGAACTCTATAAATGAGATAATCAGCAAGCCCGTTCGCTTTTATGCTCCTTCTGAATATAAAAGCGATGCGCAGGTGTGGAGTATATCTAAAGGAGAGTATGATGATGTATATTTTGCGACTAATGAAGGCATTGTGCTTTATGACGGAGTACGGTGGGAGAGATATGTCACTCCGAATGAATGTATTATGCGGAGCGTCTTTTATGATGAAGAAAACAAAGTAGCGTATAGTGGCGGTGTGAATGAATTCGGATATTGGAAATATGATGAATACGGAAATTTGCAATACACTCTTTTATATGAGAATTCTCCAAGTGCGCCAACTCAGGAGTTTTGGAAAATAGCCAAAGTGCCGGGAAGTCACTTGGTTTATTTTGAGTCTCCCTTGTCGCTTTTAGTGTATGACACACAAACTGGTAAAACAACACCCTTGGCAGATGATGGGATGAGGTTTCATTTCCTGTTTATTGTTGGTGATGACGTGTATGTACAACAGAGTAATTATCTTTATCGACTGGATGGATATGAGAAACGGGTAGTAACAGATCAGCTCGAAAACTTCTATTCGGTTTATATGGCTTTAAACGGTAACGGCAAGCTTCGTCTTTTCAGCTCGGAAAAAGGTTCGTTATTATTGGATGAAAAAGGGAATATTGAAAAACGCATACCTTACGAAACAGATATGCGAATTACTTCCATGTGCCGTTTGGGAGATGATTATTTGGTCGGTACCGGCAATACCGGCTTTTACAGAATGGATGAAGAAGGAACTGTTCTTTCAAGGGTAGGAGAGCAAATGGGATTGAAGAATACGGTGTTAAGTGTCGGAGTAAATAATAAAGGGGATATATGGCTGGGATTGAATGGCGGAATTATGATGATTGAGGAAAGTGTCAGGGAAGAATCTTTGTTGCTTGATCCCAAAGAAAATATCGGCTACGTCTATTGTGCGGTCAATCAAAAGGAACAGTTGTATGTCGGCACTAATAAAGGGCTCTTTCGTGTAAACAAAGCGGATAAGCAAGTCAACTTTGTATTAGTCCCTGAATCCAAAGGACAGGTTTGGAATCTATATAATATAGGTGATGAAGTGATTGTTGCTCATAATAAAGGATTGTTCAGCGTATTTAATGGCACGTTCCGCGAAATAAAACATAGTGGAGTCTATGTATTGGTTCCGGTTCCTTCCCGTCCCGGATATTACATTAGTGGGAATTATGTAGGTCTGTCTTTGTATGAAATGAAGGATGGTAAACTGATGTTTCGTAACAACATATCCGGTTACGGGGATTTAGTGCAGAACTGTGCGTTTGATAAAGATGGAAACTTGTGGATTACTCATTCGAGGAGAGAATATATGCGACTTCGTTTTAATGATGATTATACCTCTGTTGTTGAGTCTGAAACATACACTGTGCCTACAACAGTATCTAAACGTGCTTTTTTAGTAAAGGTGGGCAATGGTCTTATCTTTATGAATAACGAAGGAGGTGTCTATAAATATAATGAGTTGAATAATACACTTCAACCCGATGAATATTATGCTACTTTGCTGGAAGCAATAAACCGGAATATATTGAAAGTTCAGGCTTTTGATGACAGGTTTTGGCAAATCAATGAAGATGGCGTCTGTCTCTTACAGAAAAACTATAATAAAGTAATGGTGAATGCCGGACTTTTTGCACGTATGAAAGATAAATTCATCCCCAAAGGATTCCGTAAGGTTATTCAGCTACAAGATAGTATCTATGCCATTGGACTGGAGAATGGGTTGGGAATCATGAATATTGCCGCATTGAATGGGCAGTCGCCTATGAAACAGCCACGTATAAGGAAAGCGGAAATTGTAGGAGAATCGGAAAATCGACTTTTAAGTTTGAAGGAGGGTAATCTTTTCATTCCTGCACATATTAATATGGTACGGTTGTGGCTCACTTCTTTGAATAGAGGTCAGCAAGTGGAATATCGTATCGTAGAACGTGGCGACAAATGGGAAACCTCTTCTGTTGGTTACGTGCAGTTGTCTTATCTTCATTCGGGAGACTTTACCTTAGAGATAAGGAGTAGTAACGGATATGGTATTTATTCGGATACCAATCAAATCATGTTGCATATAGCATCACCGTGGTATGCCACTACTTATGCTTATCTGTTTTATGGCTTGTTGGTTATCGCTATTGTATTCCTTATATATAGAGTAATACTCATTCAAACAAGAAAAAAAGAAGAGAAGATTCGCTTGAATGAGAAAAGAAAGCGGAAAGAGGAAATGGAACGTTATCAGTTGAGTTGTCTTCAGGAAGAATTAGGTAATAAGAATAGTAAATTAATGAGCATCACAATGCTAGGCGTACAGAATAATACCTTCCTTAAAAAGATAAAAGATGCCATATTAGAGATAGATACAAGTCAGTCTCCTGCTACCAGACAACAGGTACAGCGTTTGGTGAAAGATATTGAGCGGCAGTTGAACGACCAAAGTGGATGGGATAACTTTGCCGAGCATTTTAATAATACCTGCAATGGCTTCTTTGATCGTCTGATAGAGAAACATCCTAAATTGACTAATAGTGATTTAAGGTTATGTGCCTATATTCGCTTGAATTTAAGTACGAAAGAAATAGCATCTTTGATGAATGTATCTTCTTCTTCCGTAGAAATGGCTAAATATCGTT
- a CDS encoding HlyD family secretion protein, which yields MNKEENNIQEDIELRNEEINHIFIKTPNWIFRWGLCLILFIVVLFIAGSIIFKYPDTISASFIITGANPPARIKAKQSGRLTKLYVTDNQNVSENECLAIIENSAKEEDVYYVKSFVEHFLKEDSLCVNLPIKKLELGDLQTIYLSFYQVLVNYQQFKGNNYHNKKIKVLKERILYNMNYHDDLQKQLSAKSEQFLLKKKQFRRDSSLCYSKGVISEFNMEDTKVDYLNARLNLLATNTDIDNLKISMTEMQGSLIDVENDFIEKENSYVEQIKSKALELLAEIQTWEMNYVLKSPIVGTVSFNNYWSEHQNVIVGEDVFNIVPANNSQPIAKAFLPITRSGKVEVNQRVNLHCENFPDNEFGVIRGYVKNISLLPSVSDNITVYVVEISLPDRLMTSYKKELPYYPEMKGKAEIVTKDLSLFQRIMLPFRKILVENITD from the coding sequence ATGAACAAAGAAGAGAATAATATTCAAGAGGATATAGAGCTAAGGAATGAAGAGATTAATCATATTTTTATAAAAACGCCCAATTGGATATTTCGTTGGGGATTATGTCTCATTCTATTCATTGTTGTTTTGTTCATTGCCGGTTCTATTATCTTTAAATATCCGGATACTATTTCTGCTTCGTTTATAATTACCGGAGCAAATCCCCCGGCAAGGATAAAAGCGAAACAATCGGGAAGGTTAACTAAATTATATGTAACCGATAATCAAAATGTATCAGAAAATGAATGTTTAGCTATTATCGAGAACTCTGCAAAAGAAGAAGATGTTTATTATGTTAAATCCTTTGTAGAGCATTTCCTGAAAGAAGACTCTTTATGCGTTAATCTCCCAATAAAGAAACTCGAACTAGGAGATTTGCAGACTATATACTTGTCATTCTATCAAGTATTGGTTAACTATCAACAATTTAAAGGGAATAATTATCATAATAAAAAGATTAAAGTCTTGAAAGAACGGATTCTCTATAATATGAACTACCATGATGACTTACAGAAACAGTTATCCGCCAAAAGTGAGCAATTTCTTTTGAAAAAGAAACAATTTAGAAGAGATTCATCTCTTTGTTATTCGAAAGGAGTTATTTCGGAATTTAATATGGAAGATACGAAGGTTGATTATCTTAATGCACGACTAAATCTGCTTGCTACGAATACAGATATTGACAATCTCAAGATTTCTATGACAGAGATGCAGGGTTCACTTATTGATGTAGAAAATGACTTTATTGAAAAAGAGAATTCATATGTCGAGCAGATAAAGAGTAAGGCGCTTGAACTTTTAGCGGAAATTCAAACTTGGGAAATGAATTATGTATTAAAGTCCCCTATAGTTGGGACAGTTTCGTTCAATAATTACTGGTCAGAACATCAGAATGTCATTGTAGGAGAAGATGTTTTCAATATTGTGCCTGCCAATAATAGTCAACCGATTGCGAAAGCATTCTTGCCAATTACAAGATCTGGTAAAGTGGAGGTCAATCAGAGAGTTAATTTGCATTGTGAGAATTTTCCGGACAATGAGTTCGGTGTTATAAGAGGATATGTAAAGAATATCTCGTTGTTACCCTCAGTCTCAGACAATATTACCGTCTATGTAGTTGAGATTTCCTTACCTGATAGGTTGATGACAAGTTATAAAAAGGAATTGCCTTATTATCCGGAAATGAAAGGAAAAGCAGAAATAGTCACAAAAGATTTGTCTCTTTTCCAACGTATAATGCTTCCTTTTAGAAAAATATTAGTAGAAAATATAACTGATTAA